The Paenibacillus sp. BIC5C1 DNA segment TTTGCAAAATGAAAGAAAGGCGGTATAATCTTACCCATGGAACCTATACTCATATTCAAAGCATTATCCAACGAGACACGTCGACAGATTCTGTTGTGGCTCAAAAACCCGGAGCAGCACTTTCCACCGCTGGAGTTATCCCAGCATCCGGATGCGGGAAAAAACGGCATATGTGTTGGAACGATTCAGGTGAAGGCCGGACTGGCTCAATCCGTCATATCCAGCTATCTGCTGACCATGCTCAAAGCCGGGTTGCTGATCTCTGAGCGTAGGGGACAGTGGACGTATTATCGCCGCAACGAAGAAACCATTCGTCAATTTGCCGAGTACGTACAGCACGAGTTATAAGCCGGACGCCGAGACGGAAGCAAGAATGCAGGTGCAGGCGGGTATTCCGTCCGGATGTAAACGGCTTGAGGAGCAACTCTGCCACATCATTTTTTTGTGCTTTTACATCTATATATCTGGATATACAAAAATAAAAATATAATCACAGAGGAGAACTTTCTATTATGTCTACCGATAACACAGCTTCATCCCATAAAAAACATATTAACGACGTTAAATTGTCCATTCTGGATTTGGCTCCTGTCGTTGTAGGTGCCACGCCTGCGGATGCGCTTCGCAACAGTTTGGATCTTGCTCAGCACGCAGAGCGTTGGGGCTACCACCGTTACTGGGTAGCGGAACACCACAACATGCCAGGCATCGCTTCTTCCGCGACTTCGGTTGTCATTGGTTATCTTGCAGGTGGAACGAAGACCATTCGTCTCGGTTCAGGTGGCATCATGTTGCCTAACCATGCGCCGCTTGTGATTGCCGAGCAGTTTGGTACACTGGAATCCCTATATCCAGGCCGTATTGACCTTGGGCTGGGCCGTGCACCGGGGAGTGACCGTCGTACGTCTCTTGCTTTGCGTAAGGACCTGAACAGCGGTGAAGATTTCCCTGAATTGCTGGCTGAGCTTAGAGCATTCTTCGATGCTTCTGCTACATCGTATCACGCGCCTGTTCGCGCTGTACCCGGTGAAGGATTGAATATCCCGATTTACTTGCTCGGCTCCAGTGATTTCAGTGCTCGTCTCGCCGGACAGCTGGGATTGCCGTTTGCTTTTGCCAGCCATTTCTCACCGGATTACACCCGGATTGCACTTGAAACGTATCGGAGCAGCTTCCAGCCATCCGATCACTTGAAGGAACCCCATGTCATTGTGGGTGTAAATGCTGTCGTTGCAGATACTGATGAAGAAGCCGCATGGCTTGGTACAACGATGCAGCAGCAGTTCCTGAACATTATTCGTGGCACAACAGGTTTGGTGCAGCCACCAGCCGATATGGAAGGCAAATGGACGGATCGTGAGAAAGCGGGTGTAGAGCAGACGCTGAAAGCAGCTGTGAACGGTTCTCCGGAGACCGTACGTGGCCAACTGGAATCATTTATTGCTCAGACCCAAGCGGATGAGTTAATTATTACGTCGATGATTTATGATCATCAGGCACGCTTACACTCGTATGAGCTGATCGCTCAACTGGCGGGAAAAGCATAAACGTAAGTTTAAGTAAAAGTATAAAGTAAAAGCTAAAGCGCAACATCCGACGTAATCATAGATGCGGATGCAGCTGACATATGAACGGTTGGCCTCTTCGGAGGCGAGCCGTTTTTTGGTAGGGATATTTTTCAAAGGAATCGTATGGGGCATAAGGTTCATTTTAGGGTAAAATGAACTTACCGCTCTAATTTGAAACGGTTAAACAGCGCCATACGTATAAACTCAATGTGTTATACATATGTTGGCTTGTACAAGCAACTTTATGCGCAGTCAAGAAACATGCAGGTTTATAGCTTATGCTTGGATAAAGGATACATAAGAGAGGAAGACACGCCTATGGAGCAACCCGAGCAACCCCGCATTTGGCCGGATCGGTTTAAACGATTTTTTTTGAATAATAAGTTTGTCCTTTTTCTGTTAATTCTGCTGCTGGTAGGACTGAACGTGATGGTTCTTACCAAAGTATCCTTTGTTTTGCACCCGCTCGCGGTGCTGATCAAGACGATTGTGCTGCCGATTATTCTGTCGGGTATCCTCTATTACCTGTTGAATCCGATTGTGGATGTGATGGAACGATGGAAGATCAAGCGCGGCTGGTCCATTTTGATTTTATATCTTGCTATCGGAGGTATTCTGACAGTTGTCGTGCTGGCGGTCATTCCGGTCGTACGCAACCAGATCATGGGGCTGATCGAAAATTTCCCAACATACAGTGAGACGGTAAAGCATCAGTTTGAGGAACTTACGGGCAGCCAGCTGTTCAGTCAGTTCCAGGAAACGGTGAATCTGAATTCTCAGGACTGGTGGGGCACGATTTCCCAGAAAGCCACTGAAATTTTGAACTCGACCTGGACCAAATTGGGCGGATTCCTCGGCGCGTTCACCGAGACGGTACTGTCCATTGTAACCGTTCCGTTTATTCTGTTCTATCTGCTGAAAGACGGAAAGAAACTTCCGTCCAAAATTTTGTCTTTCCTGCCAATCAAGAGCCGTACAGGTGCAATGCATGTGCTGGAAGATATCAATCACCAGATCAGTTCGTTCATTCGTGGACAGATTATTGTCAGCTTCTGCATCGGTATTCTGCTCTACATCGGGTATATGATTATTGGTCTGGACTATGCGCTGATTCTTGCGATTATCGCATCGTTCACGAGTGTTGTACCGTACCTCGGACCTGCAATCGCGATTACGCCTGCGTTGATCGTGGCGCTGGTGACTTCCCCGGTGAT contains these protein-coding regions:
- a CDS encoding ArsR/SmtB family transcription factor, which translates into the protein MEPILIFKALSNETRRQILLWLKNPEQHFPPLELSQHPDAGKNGICVGTIQVKAGLAQSVISSYLLTMLKAGLLISERRGQWTYYRRNEETIRQFAEYVQHEL
- a CDS encoding LLM class flavin-dependent oxidoreductase; translated protein: MSTDNTASSHKKHINDVKLSILDLAPVVVGATPADALRNSLDLAQHAERWGYHRYWVAEHHNMPGIASSATSVVIGYLAGGTKTIRLGSGGIMLPNHAPLVIAEQFGTLESLYPGRIDLGLGRAPGSDRRTSLALRKDLNSGEDFPELLAELRAFFDASATSYHAPVRAVPGEGLNIPIYLLGSSDFSARLAGQLGLPFAFASHFSPDYTRIALETYRSSFQPSDHLKEPHVIVGVNAVVADTDEEAAWLGTTMQQQFLNIIRGTTGLVQPPADMEGKWTDREKAGVEQTLKAAVNGSPETVRGQLESFIAQTQADELIITSMIYDHQARLHSYELIAQLAGKA
- a CDS encoding AI-2E family transporter, with product MEQPEQPRIWPDRFKRFFLNNKFVLFLLILLLVGLNVMVLTKVSFVLHPLAVLIKTIVLPIILSGILYYLLNPIVDVMERWKIKRGWSILILYLAIGGILTVVVLAVIPVVRNQIMGLIENFPTYSETVKHQFEELTGSQLFSQFQETVNLNSQDWWGTISQKATEILNSTWTKLGGFLGAFTETVLSIVTVPFILFYLLKDGKKLPSKILSFLPIKSRTGAMHVLEDINHQISSFIRGQIIVSFCIGILLYIGYMIIGLDYALILAIIASFTSVVPYLGPAIAITPALIVALVTSPVMLLKMVAVWTIVQLIEGKFISPQIMGKTLKIHPITIIFVILTSGNLFGVVGILLAVPGYAVLKVCVSHIFNWFKERSGLYDPNNNNLL